GATGAGAAGATCAAGCTCTGGTTGTTTCTTTCTGGCCGTCACTCGTCAGTACCTGAAATGACCCAGCCCGCTGTAGCTAAATTAAGAGGTTGATTGTTGTTGATATTTGTTATTGCATGGAGTCTTAGACTGTCTACTTTGCTTATTTATTTGCTTGTTTCTACTGCTTATTCTGTTTTGCAGTTGTTTCAAGTGGTTTATGGGTGGCTCCAGGCAACTCGGAAGAGGTTGCAGCTGCACTATGTCAGGCCTTAAGAAATTCTTTGGAGAGGTATCATTATACCTGTTATAGTATGAATCTGTAATTTATAATTTGCTGTCTCATTGATGAATTTCCAATCTGACAATTTCTCTTGCACAGAGCACTAAGAGGGCTTTCCTATGCAAGATTTGGTGATGTATTTACAAAATACAACCCCCCTACAAGAAATCAAAACAGCTTTAGGTTCGTGACAAAGTTGCTATGCCTTTATCTATTCATTTTGTATTCTTTGTTAACTAGTTTCTTACAATCTTTGTTCAGCAACTTATGCAACATGTCTGTTAAAGTTCAAATGTCGTGCACTACAATAGATAGTGTATGGTATATTGGGATAGAGTGAAGTTGGTCATTATTCCTGTGTTTGAAGAAATGAAAAGGCCCCTGCCCATCTAGTGATACAAAACTTTGTTTAAACAATAACCGAATTGTCAACATAGGGTTTCAACTTAATAGATTCTTTTTTCTTTCTGCTATAGTGGTTTCGAAAATAGCCGCATCCCTTGTTTTTGCCAATCTGTATATGATGCCGAGAATGTAATGATAATATTCAGATACTTGTTGGCCATTTATCTTGTATACAAGCATTGGAGTGGGGCCTGCATGAATTCGTATCGtctgacatactccctccgtcccaaaataagtctcTCGAGATGACTTAGTAGGCTGACCTTTCTTGACTTCTAGTAATTGTATGATGAACCAGAAGTCCATATCAACTTGCGATAATGTCACAGGCTCGCAATCATTCCTCTTTGATCACGGGTGAAATAAGTAATGACAGTGTGACATGGAGGATACAGATGTGGCTGGCCATGTAGTTTCattgttttctgtttgttttccAAGGACAACTTCGCTTTTCTTGATTTCCGTTCCATTTAATTTTGTTATCATTGTGTTATAGGCGAGCACAACCTACAGTAGAATTTGTCTTTGCGGCCACTGAGGAAGCAATCTTTGTGCATGTTATTATATCTGCAAGGTCAGTTCTTATTATGTCCGTCATATCGTTGGCTTTCTTCAGTTTATTTAGTGCCAGTGGTCTTACTTTAAATGGTTTATTCTGTTAGATATATGCGGAACCTATCTAGTGATGATATAGAGAAAGTTCTCACACACACTCCCCGTTCTGTTGGTGAAGGTCTTCCAGGTACTGTTTCATTCACTAATTCTATCTTTACATATCTTGCTGTATTGACATCCTTAGAAAAATCTACCGTCTTATCTGCTGGAAAAAGATAATATATTTGTGCTATTCGCAATTCTGATCTGACATGATTTTCTTGTGGTAGGGGGACTTGGAAAAGTCCTTGGGGTATCTGATTTACAAATAGGGACTGCCCACTGTTTTATCGTACTTTTTAGTTCTTTATAAGGATTAAAGGATGACAAGTGAATCTCATTTAGAGTGGGGAGCCATTCAGTAATATGGTGTTTTTGAAATTTCATCTTTACAAATAGAACTTCACGAGGCGGTATGCTAGCTTATGgcatacattttgatttagttttccAATTGTTCAACTTTTATCGATGGTCCTTTTGTATCATACTGTTATTTAAAGGGATCCCTTATAGTTAAAAAACATGACTACATTGGTTAGTTTGACAGTTAGAACCTTCTAAGTAATCGCGCTGCTGGTCATAGTTCTGTTCTGTATTTGTCTTAGTCTGTGTGCTATGAGCCTATGACGCTGACAGAATGGGCAGAAGCACAGCCATATAGTGGTTTATATTCTTGGAGTCATCATCATGAATCAGGCTGAAATATAAAATAGTTCTCTAAATAGTTAAACTAACTTCACTGTGCATTCTATTTCTGTGACCAAGCTCATGATAACTTTGCTTTTGTCAGTTTCTTAATCGTTTATGTAAATTATGCTTGCCTTTTTTTGGGATGAAAGTTATGTTTTATATCATGCATATTCAAATTCATGGTCTGTTTAATTGAATGCTGCAGTTATTGTCGCTCCTAGTGGAATGCTGGGTAGGCTTGTTGGCTGTTGCCCAAGTGACCTCGCGAGACAAGTATATTCAAGGTATTTCAGAACTCAAAACTCAAATCGACTTATATGCTAAGCTTTTTTTGGCATTCTATGCCTGTTGATATGACCTCTCACTGATGAGTTAGACACTTAGACCTGCTTGCACCTATTGGGTGTTACCTCACCTGTCAGTGAGATCTTGTGTTTCTTTTAAGGATATTCATATGCAGAGCAGTTGATTATGACACTTAGTTCTCATGGTAACTTTCTGTAAACATTTCAGCAAATTATCGGCACCTAATCTACCAGGTTTCACTCAACCCACCATCTGCCAGCTGAGAGGTCAAAGTTACTATGTTGAAGTTGCCCTTGGCTTTCCACCTGCCTCAACTGGCAAAACTTCTGAATCGGAAAATAATCAGATTAAGAAGGAATTAGATTCAGTGAACGACCCTCATTTAGGTGCTGATGGGCAGCAAAAGTTAGAATCTGCCGATGGCCTTCCAGTTCTTGAAAGGACATTCATATACCCACCTGAGGCTGTTATGGTACCAATGGTCCATCAGGCATTTGTTCGATTTTCTAGTAAAAGGTAATAGTCTTGCTCTAATGATCTTGTTATATTTGGAGAGTGCATGGTTTAAATTATGTTGCCCGCAGAATGTGGTCACAGGACTGTAtgggtagttcaccatgtgaggcTTGGCCATTCTGGAACTTCTCTCCGTCTTCTTACTTCCGGAACAGGTCAGTCTGGCATACATTGTTTTTTTCTATCAATCAATGACTATCTGGAACAGCTCATAAGTCAAAATGTTGGAGACCAACTTCAAATGCTGTTATCTACAATGAACTCTGTAAAATGTTGAAAGAACAGCATTGAAACACTGTTTTGATGTTATCCTATATCTGTAGGAACTAAATAGTGGAATACAAGATCTAAAAAATAACAAGAAAatatttttcttaagaggaatacatgaaattctgatttttttttgatATGTTAGACATAGAAACACCCTCCTACTTTCGAGCTAGGTGTGGACATAGAACAAGGTAAATCTTGCCATTTTTCAGAACTTAGAAATTTAAATTGCTGAGCATGCGATTTCTTTAGAACTAGGATAAAATAATTGGAACATAAAGTATGTTGCCTACCACCTTGCTGTAAATTGTAATATCACGTACCCATGTTCCTTACAGTAACTCCTTTCTGGCTTACTCTCATTTGAGGGCCAGAACTTCTCTTGAACTGGAGAAAAACAGCACCAAGGACTGTTTCAGTTGATGCCTAACAGTGTCCTAGCATGCCAAATATTTTTGCCTAACAGGCTAGCTTGTGGCCAAGACAAGTGGAGCCATAACCTAGCTTACCATGACATAACTTATGTTCTTATGACGTCATTTTTGGCATGTCTAGCTGTGGTTATGAGATACTTTTCTAATTTGGCTAAGAAAAGTGTGGCACATTGTTGCAAATTTTGGCTTCCAACCAAACAGGCTGTAAGTGTTGTTTTAAAGGCACTTATTTTGTAATCAAGGCTCTGAAGTCTCAACTGCCACATTCCCGCACAAAAAAAGACCCTAGAAGAATTGGCAGCTAAGTTTATCCAAAAAATTAGAGTTACTGAGGCTCAGTTTGCGGTTGCTAAGCTGTGCTAAGCTGGACTAACTATTTGTTAAGGATCACCATCATCAACAAAGGTGCTTATTTTGTAATCAGGGTTACTGCTTCATTCCGACAAAATAAGAAGACCTAGAAGAATTGTCATCCACTTTTTTGAGGTTCTAACGCTCAGCTTGCGGTTGTTGAACTGTGTGCTAAGCTGGACCAACTCTTTGTTAAGGATTACCATCCACGCAGCACATCCGGAGTCTCTATGCAAAAGAACACGTTTTGTTGCCATGGTTCATTGTACCCAAAAGTTACTTGCAAGAATTACATAGATTCAATCGTGCACATGGATCACAATCTCTGGGTGCAACTAAAGAGTTGATCTGATTATTACATGACATTTTTTCAGTACTTCTTTTAATACATCAtgattgcaaatttgttttgtCTGATTTCTCCTGCATTAATTGTTTTGTTCTGTTAGCAGCTCTTTCTTTGGATCTTCACGTGGACTTGGTGTGAACTCTAATTTTCTAAGACTAAGAAGACAAAGGAATAGCAACTCCAATGGCATGGCTAGTAGTATCAGTAGTGTCAGTAGCACTTCTAATGGAAGTGAGCATGCAGTTGCTGCTAAAGGTGGTGATCTTTTAGCAGATGCTGACTCTGCAGCATGCCGTCAGTCTGATCTGCCATTGAACAATGACATTGCTGGTAGCAAGGTGGTACTGTGTTGTTTTCCTCTTAATTTACAAACTCGTTACATATTGAAATAGTTTTTTTTTCTCAAGAATTGCATTTTAATATATGTTTGTTTGTACAACACTAATTTTTTCCTCTTCTCAGTAGCTGCTAACTTGTAGTGGTAGTACCATGCTTTGCTACATCATTCTTGTGATTAACAGAAGACTGTTATGCCACTATTGACATACGAACATGCTTATCGACTTATTTCTAGTTAGTTATACGCGTGAAATATGAGTCAATTTTTGTGTAAATGAATGATGCTGTAAGTAAAACAATGATCAGCTATGAGTAGTTGCATCCTTTTTTCCTACAGAAAACTAAGTATGTATACTACTGCATAAAATATTTTGTCATCTTCACTCCTCAGTGAGGCTTACACGTGAAATAGAGGCTACGGGAATATGACTTGCTGAACAAATATGTGCATAGTTTATCTTTGGAAGTGCATAACACGCTACGTAGCAAATAATCTAAGCATTGATGGTGATAAAATGGAGCAACATCTTGATAGAAACTGATAATTGAATGCTGGCAGAAATTTCATTACATGGAAGAACACATGCTATACAGTTCATGCCATCTTGTGCATATAATTATTTGCGTAAAACTATCACAACATTAAATTTCATTGCATAGAAGTTTAATTTGTGAGCATATACCAATCTGTTGATGCTAAAATACCACAAAACCAAAATTTCTTGCCACATTACATGCATGAAGTTCTATTCTGGTGAATAATCTCCATATATGCATGTTACACTGTTTGTGTTATTAACTCATTTTGCTATGTTAATGCTTGATAGCATTACCGCACAATCACACTATTGTGTACAATTCTACGTCAACCTTGTGCTGAAGAAGTCTTGACGTTTTGTATTCGTTCAATTAGGTATCCAAGCGCTCTCGTTCTGAAATAACGGAAGTTTCTTCTCATGCTGGCAAAGAAGTTAGGGaaaacatgcaaggtacaaatggTCAGGGGGGATGTTCTTGGGGCTGGGGTGAAGAGGGGGTTGTGATGGACATTGATATACTTCTCTCAGAGTTTGGAGATTTTAGTGACTTCTTTCAAGAGGATGAGTTAGATTTTGGTGAGGTAGGTACCCTATCATCCTCATAGTAGTTATTTGTACATGAAGCAAGGTTACAACATTTAGAGAGACTATGCTTGGTCTTGTATGAGAAGCTCTGTGataatgatgaactcattatgcataTGACAGCAATAATATGACTGTTCGGAATCTGTAGTACTTTTGAAATATTTAATTCCGTTAAATACATCACTAGTTGTATTCTGCAACTTAATATATTGTATTGACTTCGTTGCATTTCATGCTCCTGCAATGCTGTGCATTTTTTAACAAAAGGTTGCTATTGTTGCCGCTGCTTGTTTAAGTTTCTAGATTGTAGCCAATAACTTCACTTCTGCTTTCTCGAGCTTTTAGACTGTAATCAAGGGTCATTTATTGACTTACTTACATATTTCATGAGTTGAAACATGTTGCTTTTGATATCACCAAAAGCTTGTGAAAGAATTTTCTCCTACTGTGCAACTTGTTCCTTTTAACCTTCTACCCTGTCTACTAGCCATGAAATGTGGAATTCTCTGCTTGTTGGATCTAAACAATGAGCACAATGCCAAACCCTTCTTTAAGTGTAAATAACATACTACCTTTTCTGGACATGCAAGTAGAAAACtgtatgaagatgatatttgtgttttaggatcacttctttcTGACTTACCCGCTATCTATAATCCTGATGTTCCATTTTATGTAGCCTCCAGGTACTGCTGAATCACATGCTTTAGTAACCCCTGCTTCGGAATATGGAGACATGCCATTCATAGATAGTCCATCCGTAGCTATGGATATACCTGAACAAAGACTTTCTCCTGTTGGTTTCACATCTATGGAGGCATTTAACCACCAAACGATGTCACCTATTCAGGATGTTGCTTCTAAAGTTCAGGAGCCTCTCAAAGAAATTGCATCACCTGCAGGGTCCCAGTCCTTAGTATTATCATCTAGTAGATCTGATTTTCTCACCAGAGCTGAAGCTACACTCACGTTTGCACCAGAATATGCAGCTGTTGAAATTTCCAGTTGCGAGACGCCGGCAGCACTGTTTACAAATCCCTACTTGCCCCGATCGAAAAAAAGAGGGAGTTGCGGTTTTAGCTCAAGAGTTTATTCATATGATGTCACACAAAGTTCTAAAGTTGAGTCTGCAAGAGACAAGTCTGAGAAGTCTGATAAACTAACGCCAGCTAATCTTTCACGTGATGTTGGTCGATCGAGCTTATACACACTTGTGCAAGGTAGGAAAAATGAGAGTGAAAAGAGCTTAAACAATGCAGACGAACAATCATGCAAGGGAGAAACATCAAGGCCTGTTTCTGGTGAAACTTCATTTAGCTCTTCTCTGACTATGCAAAAGAAGAGTGATAACATGCTTAATGTTGGGTATTTCCTCCTATCTATGAAGACCGCGCTTGCAACTGAAATTGAATGTATCACATTTCAGGCTGCCATGTGCAGAATAAGGCATACACTAGTGTCTCTGAGAACCAAAGCATCTGCTGAGTTAAAAAGTGCTATGCAGACAGAGAGCAGTAGTAACTCGGATCTTGTCCCCAAATATGACATGAAAAGGAAAGAAAGTATACCAGCTAGGCTGTCTAGTGATGCTGACCATGAAATGTATGATAGGTCCCGATTGGAAAACGTGGGAGTTTGGAGGTCTGTCGTGGTACCTAAAGGGGCAAAACCCCTTGATTCTTTGTCCGCTAAAACATTTTCTGGCACAAGCCCATCTGTACAAAGACAACCTATTGTGGAACTCCTCAGTGCCATGGCTCTGCTAGTTCAGCAATCTACTTCATTTGTTGATATCGCACTTGATATGGATGATGGGGATGGTTCTTTTTTCTGGCTCTCCTTGGATGAGCAGAGGAGACGCGGATTTTCTTGTGATCCTTCTATGGTTCATGCTGGCTGTGGTGGACTATTAGGAACATGTCATTCCAAGGATTGCGCTGGTGTTGATTTAGTTGATCCACTTTCTGCAGAGGTAAAAATCTGGTGCTCTGTTTTTCTTGCCATTTCTActtatccatgcatcatgtctccATGTCCCTTTCTGGATACAGGTTTCAGAGTCATCCATGATTGGCTTGTTGCAGTCGGATATAAAATCAGCTCTTAAAACAGCGTTTGCAAACATGGATGGCCCATTATCAGTAATTGATTGGTGCAGGGGTCGAAGTAATATAGCAGAATCTGTTGCCATGGGAGATGCATACTCTTTCCATTATACTGGTGATATTCGAGAGTCTTCAAATTCTATACCCATTGGTGGAGATGCAATGAGCCCACCCCAGTCTAGCAGTGATCGAGGTATTCCTGCTGCCATATCTCTCAACTTGTCTTCAACTTCTTTATTATGTTACAAGCATAGTTTTGCCAGAAGGAGCAAGCCATGATTCATCTAGAGGAGACTGAATATCAATGCAGGCACTTCAGAGGAGCATCATAAGGGATATCACCGTGTTAGACCAACCATCGCCGTCCTCCCTTCGCCATCTCTTCTTGTTGGGTAGCAGACTTGTTTCCCTGAAAATATTtattaaatgaactaacatttaaTTGTCTGCACGCGTTACTGATGCAAGTACTAAAATTGCAGTTATCAGGATGATTGGTTAAAGACCTCTGCTAGTTGCCTCAAGTTGTGGGAGAAGGCTCCTTTGGAACCTTATGCTTCGGCCAAGCCTGTAAGTTGGCACTGTGGTGGCTTATAGCCAACTTATTTTTATTACCTTTTGATATATCCACTGCCTGAGAGCATATTTGTAGTGTCGTTCTAGATCCATAATAGAATCCGTAAATATTTTTGTAATGTAAGTATTCCATATTATGAGGTCAAactgttgccttgtgaccatgaggtcacggatTCGAGTTCTGGTAACAGCCTCTTGGCGAAAtatagggaaaggctgcgtacaatagatcCAAAGTggccggaccctgcgcaagcggcaGCTACGTGCACCAGTCTGCCCTTTAAGTATTCCATATCAGGAAATAGCACAACACAACACACCTGCAAAATGGCCCTAAGTTCTGTAGTCATTCTTGAATCTAGATTACTACATGTTTCTTTGTTTTGGTTACTCTGGAAAGAGTTTTACAGTTTTGGGATTCATAAATTTCTCATTTGTCCGCTCTTTCAGGTTACTTACTATGCACTGTGCCCCGATATTGATATGCTTACTTCTGCAGCCACTGATTTTTTCATGCAGCTTGGAACAAGTAAGTGTCTATAACAATGCTTCTTCTCTATAGCTAGCAATGATCAGTGCTAATTAGCGGTAATTAATGTTGATCAGTAAGGTAGGACTCAAATTCATAAACTTAAAATCTTGATAGCTATTGATTATTTTCTACACTTGTGCCTGCAAAGTGTCTATGAATCCAATGAACATCATTGGTTCACTGTGTTGGCTGTATGACAATGAGACATGTATAGAGTTTTAGGCCTAATGCCACCTTTCCTACCTTTGTATTTACTATTTGTGCAAGCTATATGTTTCATTCAGAGGCAATATTTACAGCCAGTCATTATGCTTTTAAGATAACACTTGAACAAATTATATGGCttcatggatgcaatataattgaTTTTGCTCTATTTGATCACAACATTGTAATAGATATAAACATCCAAAATAATATAACAATGTTTTGTCATTACTGGGGTGACTTGTCAATTAGTCATAGTTTAGCAATCTCATAATCTCCATATAATTATTCTAATTCATTGTGTTTCAAAGTTTGTTCTTTACTTTTATCTATTTTGCATTCTTACAGTTTATGAAGTTTGCAAACTGGGTACTCATTCGCCACAACACAGTGGGGGGCAAATAGAACAATCTCCTGGAAAATACCAGCCTTCAGGACTTGTTCTCGTTGAGTGCCCTGATCAATTGAAGTCTAGTGGCAGCCACTCAGTTTCTATCAGTTCAGTAACTGAATACTTTCAGGCTCTTTCAAAAAGTTGGAGTGTGAAAAGTTTTTTATCATCTCTGGCAAGGATAATCAAGGAGATAAAGCTTAATTTGAACATTTCAACAAATCAGAAAGAGAGCAGTAACATACCTTGCACTGTAAGGCCTTttaccttttcttccttctccacTTCTTTGATCCAAGGGACTTACAAAACAATAGCCGCATATCTCACTTCTTGTATTGTTCTGTGATGATACTCTGCATGGTTTATAGTCATGTATTCTTCTCATTATTTGCTCTTCTCTGATCAGTAtttatttttcctcttcttttttatgaGCGCAGAGAAGCCCACTGAAATAAATATTTTAATACATACTTGTACAAAAGGAATTGGCAAACGAGAAATACATATTAGTAGTCAACTTATTGTAGGATGTTTATTTAATCAGATATGATAATTTACTTATCATTGTTGTTTTGTACTACCTCTGTAACTTTTTGTAAGACGACAGtgtcaaaaacgtcttatattaagttacaTAGGCAGTATATGATTTGTTACTTTGTAGACATGTTGCTTCTGTCATTCCCATTCTGTCCAAATACAACTTTCCTATTTTCTTGATCCAACTGAGGCTCTTGTCATGGTATATACCATTATTTGTTTCCTCTTATGACAACTTTTGTAGGACGCCATTATTTTTCTGCACTTGTTACTAATAAATGCCACCATTGCAGTACACTTCACATATATACGTCACCAATTCTTTtggagatactccctccgttcctaaatataagtctttttagagatttcactatggactattccctccgttccaaaatagatgacccaactttgtactaactttgtactaaagttagtataaagttgagtcatctattttagaacggagggagtacatacggagtaaaatgggtgaatctacactctaaaatatgtctatatacatccgtatgtagtttgtagtggaatctctaagacttgtatttaggaacggagggagtatatattaactCAATTTTTAAGTTTTTGGATGCAGAAATGATCCAATCGTTCATTTCTATTCACTTGTATTTACAAAAAAAAGATCACATGCTCGGGACTTCTAATCATTCAGTTATATGCATGATGGCCTCTAGGTGGATgaattgatatttctttcatgctTTGCCTGGAGCAGTGCTGTGCCACAAAAAAAAACTTTGAGTTGGTATTTCCCCCCAAATCACAATGCTAATCTATTTTAACACCCATGGTCCATTATGTATGCAGGTAGTTTATGTGGTCTGCCCATTTCCTGAACCATCTGCAGTCCTACAGACACTGGTAGAAAGTTCTGTTGCCCTTgggtctatcttatcatcagagaGAGAAAGGAAATCATTCCTATATGCTCAGGTCGCCAAAGCTCTAAACAGCAGTGCTTCTGCTGATGAAGCATCAGCATCCAATGTTGTAATGCTCTCTGGGTTCAGTATACCGAAGCTTGTCTTGCAGATTGTTACTGTTGAAACTTTACTGAGACTCCATAAACCAAATGAGCTTGCTGCCTTCAAGGACATAGCTTTCACTGTGTACAATAAGGCTCGACGGATCCCACGGTTTGTTTCTACGAGTGACATGTTCCAGTCACCTACTTATATGAGTAGGTCTCAGTCGGCGATGATGCATACTGCATCTCCTGGTCCTACCCTTTGGAAAGAATGTCTAGCTCCTCGGATGTCTGGACAAACTCTCTCTAGAGAAACAGAGTTTGATGCATCCATGAGGTCAGTATCATGGGACAACTCATGGCAACCTGGCCGTGCTGTAGGATTGCCTGATCCAAGCAAAATCCCAGAATTATGCGCTCAAGATGACAGGAAGTATGCCTTTGAGCCTCTTTTCATTCTGGCAGAGCCTGGGGCTGTTGATTACAATGATACAATGGAATCTTCAAGATTTGGAGTTGATGCAAGTAGCAGCAGGGTTTACAGCTCAATTTCAGGTGGCACTGATAGTGGAGCAAGCCCGCTACTTGAAGGGTCTGAGAATGACAGTGCTATGAGTCTTCATTGCTGTTATGGCTGGACTGAGGACTGGCGATGGTTAGTATGCATCTGGACAGATTCTAGAGGAGAGTTATTAGACAGCTTAATATTTCCTTTTGGTGGTATTAGTAGCCGCCAAGACACTACAGTTCTCCAAAGCCTATTCATTCAAATTCTGCAGCAGGGTTGTCAAATAATGTCGTCTTCACCAGAGGCTAGCAATATGAGATCAAGAGATGTAGTAATAACCCGTATTGGAGGTTTCCTTGAACTTGAAATCCAGGGTACTAATCAATTTGATCATTAACTCTGTATTTTTCACTTGATAGGCCATATCTATGTGTTTGTAATGTCAATGAATTGTTTATGCAGAATGGCAAAAGGCAATATACTCTTTTGGTGGCAACGAGGTAAAGAAGTGGCCTGTGCAGCTACGGCGATCTATACCTGATGGTATTCCGTCAAATTCTAATGGACCAACACTCGAGCAACAAGATATGGGCTTAATCCAGGACAGAAACATGCCTTCCTCACCAAGTACGTTATACAGCCCCCATCCAAAATCTAGCTTCACGAAAGGTCAGCCAGGCAACAAAAAGCAGATCCTAGCGGAACAAACTGGAATCGAAGGTTCAAGGGGTTCACTGCACTTAGTTCGTAGCATCAGTTTGGTTGCAGTTTCGCAAGATAGCTCACTGCATCTTGCATGCCAAGCGGATCTGCTGGCGACAAGGCCTACTTCTGGTAAGTACTGTCTGTCTGTGTATGTTACTGCATGTTATTATTATCTCCACCTACAAGTGAGTACTTTATTTAATGTGGGGATTTATAAAGTAAATGATCATCACTAAAGGATACAAATACATTCATGATTATCTGTTTTGAATCTTGATCGGGCTAAGTGTCATTACTAATGTGGGGATTTATATGATTATTTGTCAAGTAAAGGATCATGCTTTTAAGGAAATCCATCCATAGTTAAGGACAGTGTCATTACTATTTACTAATGTTCCTTTCCCGTCTCTTACAGGTGAAGGGAATCAAAGCAGCAGCACTGGGGCATCTAGTTACTTAGACGGGTTTGCCCCAGTCAAATCCATAGGGTCAATGTCTGCATCGTATCTTCTGGTTCCATCACCAAGTATGCGATATCTTTCCCCTGCAACACTACAGCTTCCAACTTGCCTTACATCGGAATCCCCACCACTTGCCCACCTATTGCACAGCAAAGGGACAGCAACTCCCTTGGCAATGGGTTATGTCGTCTCCAAAGCTGTCCCA
This window of the Triticum aestivum cultivar Chinese Spring chromosome 5D, IWGSC CS RefSeq v2.1, whole genome shotgun sequence genome carries:
- the LOC123123908 gene encoding mediator of RNA polymerase II transcription subunit 13 isoform X2; this translates as MWTNIFKIGELQTVSWFQFLPVEPDYSATSDRSSKAEQKDALNSTVLSAYLRLQNEGFLSTWTNSFVGPWDPSQGEHNPDEKIKLWLFLSGRHSSVPEMTQPAVAKLRVVSSGLWVAPGNSEEVAAALCQALRNSLERALRGLSYARFGDVFTKYNPPTRNQNSFRRAQPTVEFVFAATEEAIFVHVIISARYMRNLSSDDIEKVLTHTPRSVGEGLPVIVAPSGMLGRLVGCCPSDLARQVYSSKLSAPNLPGFTQPTICQLRGQSYYVEVALGFPPASTGKTSESENNQIKKELDSVNDPHLGADGQQKLESADGLPVLERTFIYPPEAVMVPMVHQAFVRFSSKRMWSQDCMGSSPCEAWPFWNFSPSSYFRNSSFFGSSRGLGVNSNFLRLRRQRNSNSNGMASSISSVSSTSNGSEHAVAAKGGDLLADADSAACRQSDLPLNNDIAGSKVVSKRSRSEITEVSSHAGKEVRENMQGTNGQGGCSWGWGEEGVVMDIDILLSEFGDFSDFFQEDELDFGEPPGTAESHALVTPASEYGDMPFIDSPSVAMDIPEQRLSPVGFTSMEAFNHQTMSPIQDVASKVQEPLKEIASPAGSQSLVLSSSRSDFLTRAEATLTFAPEYAAVEISSCETPAALFTNPYLPRSKKRGSCGFSSRVYSYDVTQSSKVESARDKSEKSDKLTPANLSRDVGRSSLYTLVQGRKNESEKSLNNADEQSCKGETSRPVSGETSFSSSLTMQKKSDNMLNVGYFLLSMKTALATEIECITFQAAMCRIRHTLVSLRTKASAELKSAMQTESSSNSDLVPKYDMKRKESIPARLSSDADHEMYDRSRLENVGVWRSVVVPKGAKPLDSLSAKTFSGTSPSVQRQPIVELLSAMALLVQQSTSFVDIALDMDDGDGSFFWLSLDEQRRRGFSCDPSMVHAGCGGLLGTCHSKDCAGVDLVDPLSAEVSESSMIGLLQSDIKSALKTAFANMDGPLSVIDWCRGRSNIAESVAMGDAYSFHYTGDIRESSNSIPIGGDAMSPPQSSSDRGTSEEHHKGYHRVRPTIAVLPSPSLLVGYQDDWLKTSASCLKLWEKAPLEPYASAKPVTYYALCPDIDMLTSAATDFFMQLGTIYEVCKLGTHSPQHSGGQIEQSPGKYQPSGLVLVECPDQLKSSGSHSVSISSVTEYFQALSKSWSVKSFLSSLARIIKEIKLNLNISTNQKESSNIPCTVVYVVCPFPEPSAVLQTLVESSVALGSILSSERERKSFLYAQVAKALNSSASADEASASNVVMLSGFSIPKLVLQIVTVETLLRLHKPNELAAFKDIAFTVYNKARRIPRFVSTSDMFQSPTYMSRSQSAMMHTASPGPTLWKECLAPRMSGQTLSRETEFDASMRSVSWDNSWQPGRAVGLPDPSKIPELCAQDDRKYAFEPLFILAEPGAVDYNDTMESSRFGVDASSSRVYSSISGGTDSGASPLLEGSENDSAMSLHCCYGWTEDWRWLVCIWTDSRGELLDSLIFPFGGISSRQDTTVLQSLFIQILQQGCQIMSSSPEASNMRSRDVVITRIGGFLELEIQEWQKAIYSFGGNEVKKWPVQLRRSIPDGIPSNSNGPTLEQQDMGLIQDRNMPSSPSTLYSPHPKSSFTKGQPGNKKQILAEQTGIEGSRGSLHLVRSISLVAVSQDSSLHLACQADLLATRPTSGEGNQSSSTGASSYLDGFAPVKSIGSMSASYLLVPSPSMRYLSPATLQLPTCLTSESPPLAHLLHSKGTATPLAMGYVVSKAVPPVRKQPTKEDSRHSVLSVSIVDYYGGTVQDKMSRGSKQAARHETSARDYVTDMHNVLEAVAAELHALSWMTVSPVYMERRSALPFHCDMVLRLRRLLHYADRHLSQPTDKGDVS